In Arachis hypogaea cultivar Tifrunner chromosome 7, arahy.Tifrunner.gnm2.J5K5, whole genome shotgun sequence, the genomic window ccaacttaatactaatgatttatgtatatgagAGTACTAACGGGTTATCATAGACGCAATAGAAGTAATAAGTAACGTAAATTACGGGGTTTGGGGAACGTTAGAAGTTAAGTTTAGGAGTTAACTCCGTTTCAACGCATAATCCTTATTCGTGTTAATGTGAATCTCTTCCTTGGTTGTTTGCTGtaaaattttttgtttcaaaCTTCTTTCATCAGATATGGTTTCTTTCACATTTGCAAACTGAACATGTCACacctctctattttttttcttcgatattttttgaaaatgaaGTTGATATGAATCTTTTccatcttatatcaattttcgaggacgaaaatttttgtaaggtggaTAGAATATAACACccgagtttttaaaattaaattttattatattttaagttattattattattattattattattattattattattattattattattaacgtttaaaaaaaaaaaaagaatacttgGCCGAAGCCAGGGGGAACAAAGGCAAAAGAAAGATTGGTAATATTATGTATACTATGCATGCATTAACATAAcaatgacacacacacacacacacatatatatatatatatatatatatatatatatatatatatatatatatatatatatatatatccatttCCTTTGATAAATATTATGACACCTAACCACCATTGCCTTGCCAAATCATCATCAACTCATTTAAGTATTTTCTCTAATTCAGTCAGTAATCACCGAACTTGCATTTCAAAATGAAGAGAGAGTAACCGAATTGCATGGTGAAACCGTGAGCTCCTCGCATTTCTTTCCTCTTCGATTTCTTTTAATAtgtaacttcaataaaaaatctaattcgataaaagtgtttgtatcctTTATCTCTACACGTTGGCGTTATTTTTGTCTAGTAGAAgtcgacggtgacgtagctctcctgccccttgagttcggccaactggagttctaagaggcacagatgatttctgacgctttcttcttcagcagctcggtcaaaaAGTTTTTCCGAAGCTTTCGTTGATTTCGATCTCATACGGAGGtaggaaatttattttttaaagataaacgtttttaatttaaaatgcctacaaaattaattgaataatgacaaatatatatatatatatatattaataatagtaatgttATTAAGTATGGATTATTACTGTGAATGTGACTGTTTTCTGATTATTAAGAATTTCGCAAGAGGAATAGGGTGGTTTAGACCGGATTTTAGAGAAAATAccgccgaaattttataaaatctgaggttttatttgagttttatattgaattcatttgtataacatttattattattaataattgtgtgattttaattactacaaataattttctagtgttttcttataaattgaaacgcgatatcgacctaaaagctcaatattaaatagtaaataaggagaACATGTTAGTAattccttacttttggtacgatcatgacgtgctaaaggtTAGGTGTTACATTTACCTCCTTTCTAAGTTAAGttttagtgaaatttgatttcacttccttttgtttatattttgattatCTATGAAGTTTAAGTAATAATGCACTCGATATTATTAACAGAACAAATTGAAGAATATTttaaggtagtgtttgttttgaaGTATTGTGACGGAGATTGAAAGACGGAGatttagtattatatttgttGGTCTAGAGATTagtactaaaattttagtttctaTCTCTAAAATTTCAATACTTCTAAAAAGTGGAGACAcaagagactgaaactttaataacactttatacctaaaatactttcattttaattaattaattccaactttatcttttgtgcaaattaaattagaatttcattcttattttagtatctgtctcccactttatactaaatacaatactaaaatttatttcaatctctatttCTCAGTCTTAGTCTCAATCTCTCTTCCAaatactatttaaaaaataagtcataaTTGGTAGTAAAAACGAACTATACTAAataatgtttaaaaaattaaaaacataaattaaacacTATTTTGacttttctttctaaccaagaaAATAATGAGAATATAGTTGTAAATAGATTATTCCAACAGCAAAGACAACAATAGTACAAAAATGAACAAGACGAGTTCGAGTCATTGACTAGTGCAATCAAAACTAAAACTAGCAATAGGATAGTTGAAAATCTACATATATAAGTTAATTTGTGTTTTATACGAAATACATATCGTCCATAACGATCGGAATCTACTTATTAATATGGGGATTATTTGTTTGGTTAATTTGCAAAGACGTTGATCACTTATGCTGTTATGcataggggtggcaacggggcggaTAGGGGTAAATTTTTGCTTTATTCGATTCCGTTCTGTCGTACAATAATTCGCATaaaatttatcctatttttatttaCGGGTAGTAAAAACTTGAACCATAACCCGCTCCTGCGGGTACTCGTCCCGCCCCTatccgcccctataattattaaaattcaataaataaaaataaattttataatttatataaccatcattacatatataacataaattaaaatataatataatattattaattattttactaattattttatatatattacatatattatatattaaaattatgtgttatatatatacCGGGGCGGGTATTGCCTAAACCCGACCCCGTCCCGCTCCGATTAAGAACCCGCACCGATAAAACCCGTCCAGTGCAAGGTGGATAATTATCCGCCCTGAACGAATAGAGACAGGGTAGATACCTGCAGGTTCGGGTGGTGTTGCCATTTCTAATTATGCATTagattgaataaaaataaaatacataattttttatttataaaaaataagaagaGCAATAATAACtttcacaaaaataataataacaataaacacATCAATATAGAAAAAATGGcacgaaaacagaaaataaataaataaatagaagattaCACTAAAATTTTTGATACACAAAACTCTCAATGGGAGAAATAAAAATTACGAatcacaatattaaaaaaaataactactataattaaaataggatacaAGACCGTAAGAAATTAATATACAAAACATACATATAATAAGCTAATCAATCcaaaatcaaaatttacaaacaaaaataaaaaaagatgaagaatacCACAAAATAAAACTGTTGCTGATGCATGACCTATAAATTCTAGTGCATACCACGTCTCAAAATTTCAACGGTCAAAGTCAAGAATAGGCGTCCTGAATATTGATTAAATTTGACCTCAATGCAACTGTTAACATATTTATAACAATGAATTTATGATAAAAATTTTATACATGTGCAAAGATAATCTTTTCATTCCTTTTTTTTAACCTTGAGGAATGCTGTAAATAAAACATCTCTTACTCAATTCTAACTCGATTTCAACCTTACTCTCAATTAAAAACAACCCTAGTTTGAATACTACTAGAAAATGAACCCAAAACCTCACAACTGGTATGTTTCCATGACTAAAATGAAAATCAAACATTCAACcatgattaaaaaaaaacatttaactaaaaatatataaaattaaaattaatgactgAAAATATTAAAATACCTTACAACATAACACACCTGAATTCTTCTTGTACTTGATTTTacctagaaaaagaaaagaggagtgATTTGTTCATGCCCTTGACGTTGCTTTAAAATGAATTATAGGATAAGAATAAAATGTTACTTGGACCGTAATTATTTATTATGTACGGATGGTCAATTACATAAGTTGTTAAAGACGATAAATTGATCCGAGCCACCCCATTCCGTTCCGTCTCGTAATTTACATGATCTTTTTAGTAGTTTGTATTTTATATGCATAGGCCATAGATTATATTTCATTTCATATAGGAAGAATCACGTTTGGGGCGAGACGGTTAACATCGGTAGATGATAGGGTTGTAACGGTTAATAACAGATTTTGTTAAATCTGTTAAAGCTTCAGTAACTTCTAGGACAAGTTAACTGTTTCTTGAGTCTTATAGTTAGTTTGTTAAGTGTGTTATGCTTCTATATGTGTACACTCTATCTCATCAATAGATCAAGTGATAATGCTCAATACACAATTCATTCACTCATTTTTCCATCCTCTCAAACTCTCTTCTCTGTATTCTGTGTTTCACTGTTACTGCACTTGTTAATTGTTACAATAACAATGATAAATATAAACCTCAGCTTTCTAAGAACAAAATCCCGCAGGTAATAATTTTGAGCTCTATACAATCTATAAAGACATTATCTTCCAAATACATCTCAATTAACAGGTTCAGGCATGAACTCAATAGGGACCATACTGAAGAGGGAACACTCTACATTTTCTCAAGCTATAACATATCTTCAACAAAAATTCTTACTGTGTCAAGGGTCCTATTGAAAATTTGAATGGGATTCTAAATTCTATCATATACTGCATGAATCTATTTGTGAGAGAAACCAAGCAACCACCAAACTacaacagaaataaaaataagaataaaccaATGAAGAGGTTCATCAACATGGCTGCACCTGTGATTAACCAATGCCAGCACCATCTTGGCCAGCTCTTTCATTTGAAGGTATAGAAATGTTTTCATTATTAGGTCCCAAACCTTCAACTGTTTTAGCTTGTTTGTTCTCCAATTGCTCTGAATCTTGCTCAGGAAAAACCTCAGACTGCAAGGAAGGAGAAATGTTGTTTATATGCTTCCAAGTCAGTTCCGAGAAACTATTGTTACCCCCACTACTGCTGCGCACTAGTATGTCATGCGCTTTCATGACAAGTAAAGTGTTCTTGAGAAGCTCGGGCACGAGCTCTTGAATCTTCTCGCTTCTCCTTCCCCTAACTCTCACCGTCATGTATACTTCCAATCGACTCAGTACACCCAACCATAATTTGGTGAACTTGGTCGACTCTGATATGCTTGGGAGTAACTGGAGGTAAACTTTACACAAGAGCTTCAAGGCAATAATGAGGGATCCTTCCATGTTCCGGTACTCCTTTTGGGAGCGTGTCTGATAAGTTTCAACCAGCTCATCGAGCACAGCAAAGATCACTTGATCAAAACATCGTAACCACAAATCATGTTGGATATGAGTCCCAAGAGATCCTGTCAAGCAATTCTGCAATGATAACAATGCATGGTTTCTTACCTCCTCCCTCTGGTCTAAACAcacttcctttaattcttgtacaAGCCTCAACCACATCTCCCCAATATCCTGCAACATCTTTGCCAAATCCTCTTCCTTCATTTCTTTCTTGGCATCACTAGTCCACTTCTCTAAACAATTGGCAGATCCTACCATAAGATCAAGTGCCACAACTGACCGCTCTACCTGTCCAACGCGTGACTCGGCAAACTGTCTTGCAACATCTATACAGAGAACATAATTAGAAGGAAGTAAGTGCGCTCCATCCGACATAATGAACAGCAGTGCATCAAAACCAGCATCAGATGCCTCAAGGTGTCTGGCAGTGATGTAAAGCAGAGATGTAATTGTTCGCCATCCTAATTGAGATCTAATATGAGAAGCATTTGCCTTCACGAGATGACTTACTTCCTGTGTAATCTTCTCATAGTAGGCATCGGCAACGCGTGCATCAAGCTTAAGGACAAGTTGCAGGGACCTTAAAAGTTCATCAGTGAAGTTCTCTTTGTAGGGAAGTAAGCGATGGCAAACTTTTAGGAGTCCAAAAACTGCTTTCTCAACTAGTGCACAAGGCATCACAGTCAACTGAACAATATTAGATATGTGCTCATAAACACCATGCCAAAGAAGTTCAATCCTATCCCTGTTATTCAGAGTGATTGTTATTAGTAATTCCAGACAGAAAACTGAACTATCTTCATCATCAAATGTGGTATTTCCTTTCTTAAGCCGCCCTCCTGCAGTAATGAGTGCTCTTGCAAGTTGCAACAGAGATTCAGCTTGCAAAAATTTGCTCTCAGAAAATATGCTGTCAATATGACACTTCTGAATTGTTTGAAGGGTGCTCTGCTGTGCAGCAACTTGTTCTTTAGTTGGAATTGGTCTTGGCTCTTCCGAGCCAAGCAATAAGAGTTGACTAAACCTGCTCATCAAGCCTGAGGATCTCTTCGGAGTACTAATGGATCGAAGACTTCTTGAAGATAAAGATTTAGCATTACGCTTCTCATGTAGAGTTTCCGTAGGATGCTCTGACTCCTCAGTCGCGTCATTAGCCATATTAGCAGGAAGAAGGCCTAATTTATGAAATCTTAAGATGCAATCAAGAATATTTCTCCATCCTGTGCGAATGTAATCACCGTACTTATTCGCTATAGCGAAAACGGTGTTAGTTGCCATTCTTGCTTTTGTGTCATATGCAAAGGCAAGGATTGGTTCCTCAACAGATAATGGATCCAAAATAGTAACAAACCTACAAAGGGATACAACCAAATCATCGAGTACATTCTCAAGATGATAGTAAGCCGATATCTTTGCAACAGCTAAGAATCCATCCATACATGTTTGGTAGACCTCTTCGTTTTCAGCATTATCAAACACCACAGAAATGGCTGCGATTGTTGGCCCAGACAGAATAGCAAACATATCATTATCAAGGTATCCTCTGGAATCAGAGACAATGAATGGAGCAGTTTTCCTTGACTTGTGTATAAGATAAATCCACCGACTTGGAGTCATTTCAGGAAATCCAGAACCTTGCTCAGGAGTTGTACGAATCTCATTCCTACAAATGGAATGGTAaatttctgaaaggaatcctcgAGGCAAATCATTTCCACCATTTATTCGCCTATTATTTCGGATAAAATCCTCTTCTGTCATCTTCTTTTTCACTTGTACATTGTGATGATCTGTATTAAGCATTATAATTGAGTATGATAACAAGAGAGCAGCATCCTTATTAGCTAGGATCTGTGGTGACTGTTCATAATATCTCTCAGAGAAAGCTTCAAGCACCCTCTGTATCTTCTGTGATTCTCCAGGCAGTCTGAAAGTCTCCAAAAATAGACGCAATGCTGTGTCTAATGTTGTGTCTTTGAAATCAAATGTTCTTGCGAATTCCTGAAGGACCTGAACACAGAATTCATCATGGTTCCCTAGAAAATCACCAATGAGATTCTTATCCAACCCAGTTGTGAATCTAAGAAAGTAGGCAACACTTTGGGCATGGGGTTGGTCGGGTAAAAGATGTGTTCCTTGGAGAAACTCAAGACCTTTCTTAACATCACGATTAAAGTGATCTGCTCCAATCATCAATATTTTCTTGAAGTACTTTCTCCGGCAAACAAAAGGAACCCAATTATTCGGATCGCTGAAATTTTCACACTTCTCCTGCCAGAAAGAACTATATTGTTCAAGATTCACATGAGGATGTTCTGAACTCAAAGATTCATTGCCTATCCTTTCAGCCATTCCTTGCATAAGAGCAATAAGACCATCCAAAGCAAGAATATTCAAAGAAGATAATGGACTGTTAACAGGAAATGCACTTTTGGACAACAAGTTAGCAATGTCTTCAAAGACATTACTGCAAGTTATGTCACAGTCAAGGTTAGCATACATTTCCATCATGAATGTTTTTTGCCTGCAAAAGTCAACAAGGGCCTCCATAGCAACTTCCTGTTGCTGATATGATGCTCCATATTTGCTTTGTGCAAGCCTCAAAATTACGCATGAAATGAAAGCTTCTAATTGTAACTTGATTTCTGTACGAAGATGGTGATACAAAGTTAGAACAATGCTACACACCATTGAAACTACAAGGGGGCTCATTGACAAACCGGACTCCATTAGATTGTGAAACAGTTCATCTTGAATTAAGCTCAACAGTCTAGGATGCCGGTGAAAACAAGACCCTCCCAACTCTACAGCTGAATTAATCAAAGTTAAGGCAAAAAGAGGCACATCTTCATCAAATGCTATTGTATTTAATCTTGTACTTGTTCCCATATGCTCAACAACATTCAACAAAGAACATAAGAAGTGAAACACTTCCACCATGCATGGAATCCCATATGGTTCCTTCATGAGGTCCAGTTCATCTAGGTCGACCTCCTTGCCACTGCTGTCAATGGCTGTTATGTCATCCACTACAACTACTGTCATAACGCTCTCAGTACTGGAAGCAATGCCTGTTGAGTAAGATTGCCTATTACTTGCAGAATTTAAGCTCCCATTTTCCAATTGTCTGTTTGTAgaattatgttcattattttgcCCACCAGTCTGCCCAAAAAGTGTATATATATGAGTGATTACAAGTACAAGTATATGCATGTATATATATGAGTGATTACAAGTACAAGTATATGCATGTCCTGATACTCAATTTTGTTTAACCACCaaatttatcattaatttcaGAGTACAACTGAAAGACTCCATTTGAAATGTGCAGCTTTtaccatagaaaaaaaaaatactagtaTTTTAAATAATCAATGAACACAATGTGCCCTTAGCTGGTAAAAATGAGTACACAACATATGGTAATTTTATTCTTCTATGTTCTACCCTTTTTCTGTGGTTACAATGTTCTGTATCAATGCCCCAAGGTCCCCCTTTTTACTTTCTACTaacttcgaaaaaaaaaaaaatcacacgaTAAAAGCATATGAATATTGCAACCAAAGGGACAAAGTTGACACAATTTATACCTCTTGATTCAAACCATTGCTTCCATTTACTAATGAATGCTCTACGTTGTCAATATCTTTAAGATGAGAAAAAATGCACCGAACAAGTTCGTGCATCGTGTAACGTGCTATCCGCTGCAACAACTCACCTTTGGTTCCTGCTTGGTGAACTATACGGAAACAAGTGTTCACTATAATGCAAATATGTTGGTTACTCAGCATTACAGATGCTCTACTTTTCACACACGCTAGAAGAACTTGTAGTATCTTCATTAATACAACTTCTTCTGATCCAGGATCAGTCACCTCAAATCTGCAGCTTGTGACAGCATCAACCACCAAGTGCATGGCATCCCCAACATTGGTAGTGTTTTGATCAATTACATCCAGAGTCAAGATCTTGTAAACTGACGACAGAGCAACACCAGTGATTGGTGCACCAGTTTCATCTGATTGAATCACATCTAAAAATGGTTGGAGATAATGAACAGGGTTGATAGCATGCCATGGATCCTTCCAGTAGAAAATTGTTCTCCTTAATATCTTCAAAGATTGAACAAGAGAGTGCTCAACTTGATCTTCATCTGACATATAATGAACTCCCCATCTAACATTTCTTCGCATCACTGCCAAAACAGCACCAATTTCTGCATTGATCATGCATGCCACAGTAGTTTTGTTAGGATATCCATCATTGCAATGCCCATTTTCCTCTTCTATAGCATTAATACCGGTTTGAGATAGCAACTTTAGATGCCCC contains:
- the LOC112702479 gene encoding ARF guanine-nucleotide exchange factor GNOM isoform X2, which encodes MTVVVVDDITAIDSSGKEVDLDELDLMKEPYGIPCMVEVFHFLCSLLNVVEHMGTSTRLNTIAFDEDVPLFALTLINSAVELGGSCFHRHPRLLSLIQDELFHNLMESGLSMSPLVVSMVCSIVLTLYHHLRTEIKLQLEAFISCVILRLAQSKYGASYQQQEVAMEALVDFCRQKTFMMEMYANLDCDITCSNVFEDIANLLSKSAFPVNSPLSSLNILALDGLIALMQGMAERIGNESLSSEHPHVNLEQYSSFWQEKCENFSDPNNWVPFVCRRKYFKKILMIGADHFNRDVKKGLEFLQGTHLLPDQPHAQSVAYFLRFTTGLDKNLIGDFLGNHDEFCVQVLQEFARTFDFKDTTLDTALRLFLETFRLPGESQKIQRVLEAFSERYYEQSPQILANKDAALLLSYSIIMLNTDHHNVQVKKKMTEEDFIRNNRRINGGNDLPRGFLSEIYHSICRNEIRTTPEQGSGFPEMTPSRWIYLIHKSRKTAPFIVSDSRGYLDNDMFAILSGPTIAAISVVFDNAENEEVYQTCMDGFLAVAKISAYYHLENVLDDLVVSLCRFVTILDPLSVEEPILAFAYDTKARMATNTVFAIANKYGDYIRTGWRNILDCILRFHKLGLLPANMANDATEESEHPTETLHEKRNAKSLSSRSLRSISTPKRSSGLMSRFSQLLLLGSEEPRPIPTKEQVAAQQSTLQTIQKCHIDSIFSESKFLQAESLLQLARALITAGGRLKKGNTTFDDEDSSVFCLELLITITLNNRDRIELLWHGVYEHISNIVQLTVMPCALVEKAVFGLLKVCHRLLPYKENFTDELLRSLQLVLKLDARVADAYYEKITQEVSHLVKANASHIRSQLGWRTITSLLYITARHLEASDAGFDALLFIMSDGAHLLPSNYVLCIDVARQFAESRVGQVERSVVALDLMVGSANCLEKWTSDAKKEMKEEDLAKMLQDIGEMWLRLVQELKEVCLDQREEVRNHALLSLQNCLTGSLGTHIQHDLWLRCFDQVIFAVLDELVETYQTRSQKEYRNMEGSLIIALKLLCKVYLQLLPSISESTKFTKLWLGVLSRLEVYMTVRVRGRRSEKIQELVPELLKNTLLVMKAHDILVRSSSGGNNSFSELTWKHINNISPSLQSEVFPEQDSEQLENKQAKTVEGLGPNNENISIPSNERAGQDGAGIG
- the LOC112702479 gene encoding ARF guanine-nucleotide exchange factor GNOM isoform X1, with protein sequence MGHLKLLSQTGINAIEEENGHCNDGYPNKTTVACMINAEIGAVLAVMRRNVRWGVHYMSDEDQVEHSLVQSLKILRRTIFYWKDPWHAINPVHYLQPFLDVIQSDETGAPITGVALSSVYKILTLDVIDQNTTNVGDAMHLVVDAVTSCRFEVTDPGSEEVVLMKILQVLLACVKSRASVMLSNQHICIIVNTCFRIVHQAGTKGELLQRIARYTMHELVRCIFSHLKDIDNVEHSLVNGSNGLNQETGGQNNEHNSTNRQLENGSLNSASNRQSYSTGIASSTESVMTVVVVDDITAIDSSGKEVDLDELDLMKEPYGIPCMVEVFHFLCSLLNVVEHMGTSTRLNTIAFDEDVPLFALTLINSAVELGGSCFHRHPRLLSLIQDELFHNLMESGLSMSPLVVSMVCSIVLTLYHHLRTEIKLQLEAFISCVILRLAQSKYGASYQQQEVAMEALVDFCRQKTFMMEMYANLDCDITCSNVFEDIANLLSKSAFPVNSPLSSLNILALDGLIALMQGMAERIGNESLSSEHPHVNLEQYSSFWQEKCENFSDPNNWVPFVCRRKYFKKILMIGADHFNRDVKKGLEFLQGTHLLPDQPHAQSVAYFLRFTTGLDKNLIGDFLGNHDEFCVQVLQEFARTFDFKDTTLDTALRLFLETFRLPGESQKIQRVLEAFSERYYEQSPQILANKDAALLLSYSIIMLNTDHHNVQVKKKMTEEDFIRNNRRINGGNDLPRGFLSEIYHSICRNEIRTTPEQGSGFPEMTPSRWIYLIHKSRKTAPFIVSDSRGYLDNDMFAILSGPTIAAISVVFDNAENEEVYQTCMDGFLAVAKISAYYHLENVLDDLVVSLCRFVTILDPLSVEEPILAFAYDTKARMATNTVFAIANKYGDYIRTGWRNILDCILRFHKLGLLPANMANDATEESEHPTETLHEKRNAKSLSSRSLRSISTPKRSSGLMSRFSQLLLLGSEEPRPIPTKEQVAAQQSTLQTIQKCHIDSIFSESKFLQAESLLQLARALITAGGRLKKGNTTFDDEDSSVFCLELLITITLNNRDRIELLWHGVYEHISNIVQLTVMPCALVEKAVFGLLKVCHRLLPYKENFTDELLRSLQLVLKLDARVADAYYEKITQEVSHLVKANASHIRSQLGWRTITSLLYITARHLEASDAGFDALLFIMSDGAHLLPSNYVLCIDVARQFAESRVGQVERSVVALDLMVGSANCLEKWTSDAKKEMKEEDLAKMLQDIGEMWLRLVQELKEVCLDQREEVRNHALLSLQNCLTGSLGTHIQHDLWLRCFDQVIFAVLDELVETYQTRSQKEYRNMEGSLIIALKLLCKVYLQLLPSISESTKFTKLWLGVLSRLEVYMTVRVRGRRSEKIQELVPELLKNTLLVMKAHDILVRSSSGGNNSFSELTWKHINNISPSLQSEVFPEQDSEQLENKQAKTVEGLGPNNENISIPSNERAGQDGAGIG